The DNA region GCTTTTTTGTCCAGCCAATCGAGAGGGTTATAGAACAAGAATGTTTTGCAACGAGATGACAGGCATCTTCAGTGTGgttcaaatgataaaaaaatattagttacTTGCATGCAGAGACCGAGGGAGAGGAAGTGGGGCCGGTACTCCCTTcctaaaaaagatattttaagaggtaaaaataaaattatactgGAACTCCCCATAATAAATTGATAGGTCCCAATACTTTTAACTTTCTTCTACCGGTTGGTTCTTGCTTCTTAGGTTCATTCTAGAgttttcttttgattaatttttctattgtttggcATTAAAACTTGGTTAAGAATCtgaaaagttaattttttttttcttcatagatTGGTTGTCGGCTTGGAAACTGGGAAattcctgttgttaattgaaaatttaattgtattttgttgttattttctttatgtttgtatgtaaatcttggatcttttCTCTGTGAGGATTTTTGGTTCTTGATTTACTATGGCTGTATGAGaatttttgatgggtttttaaaactaatgctattgagaaatctctagtttctctttaagtttttgttcccccattgaatttcaagtttgaaatcataatgatttaggaaatttttaattaggtctgaatttgggggaattttagtaggaagctaaattcctaaaattaactaGGGGCTTTTGTGTATAGTGGATTTCTATGCATGATTTAAGATCCAAGTTGTTAGATTAATGggtttaaagttttaatttcacttttgtttatagtatggacataaaccctaatgtgtatagtatgaattaaattagggcttttggtatgtgaacactaggattgctaattggatgtgttaattacatttaaaacgTTAATTAACCCTAGACTTTCATGAGTTCAATGAAAATTAATGCCCATGGGatttaggttctaatatgtcatattataatcatattgattattgtatgtgaatatgagtattataaatttgggATAAGTTGCTAGATCAATGGAAtaggaagagaataataattatagggttaaagtgtaatgtttaacttagaatctatgtgatgattatgttattcatgtgagttaatttgttcattgttattcatgtgagttaatttgttcattgttaacatacacatatttttctttattttctaaagattcaaaatgatcatgtaaatttatttgtagatgatgagaaagtaaaatacaatacttgactatttcaaaagaaaaaatgcacaaagtttattgGAGTTTGATCTGGATTGTGCATCACTTATGAGAATATCATGTTAATCAACGAGATACAAAATAATTCAACGTAGGTCGCATTTTTTGAGGTTAGtactctaagctcaattcctaatctaagtgatcttgtaatttggatattatgattattaaatattgagaatattatttgttagaatttaaacatttaattggagagtatgacacaattctaagctcaatttCTCATTGTATTTTAAGTAccagtgattagaaaaagaaggaaaaaaataaaaaataaaaaagtacgaGTTCATTACacgctgcaaaaaaaaaaaaaaaaattgctttggtCTTCTCCCATAAAAGTTCCTGTCCATGCTTGCATGCATGCTTtattaacatattttttattttctattcgtaaaattttaaatatctatttaaattttatgttcttttatgAATTTGTCTCCCTTAAATTAATTGTTTCCCCTAAAACTAAAAGATATCTTTAAATATTACATTCTCTTTCGGTGGATgtctttaaaactaaaagaaagaaagaaccgaaagaaGTCTACGAAAATAAGGCCTCCGGGCTTGGCTTTAGAGTTGCTTAACGACGCCGTATTTCCGTAGACTTTGGCTAAAGCTAACTTCGACACCAACACCACAACCACCCACGGACCCACCACTTCGAACAACAAACAAAATCCCAAGATGTCccctttgcttttttcttttttagttgttggtttaggttttcttaattttatttttattttttttttatttttccaatgccatttggcTCTATCAAGTATCatgttcttatatatattaagtactTCTAATGGAAGCGTTTTTTAAATACGCTGTTAAGATGTTATTATCATGGGTTTGGATAGTTGGGATTGATACACGTGTCCGGGCcaaattttattattctatGATTAGGATTAGcgtaaataataattaaggatTTGTTTATAGATAAgggtgggttttgttttgttttgcttaagCTATTTGCTTTCGGGCTGGTTCTCTCGATTCCTCTATGCATAGAAAATTATGTGCATTGTGGATTAGAGTTTAAGTCCACGGCGTGTCgcttttctttcctttgtttataataaacaaattatgTTTAAAGTTGGTTTGTATTTTGTAGGTACGTTTGGACTTTGGCTCCATAAAAAACTTGTTAATGTTAAGGAGCACTAGCGGTTTTATGTTTTTAGCTAATTAGGtctatttaaagtttaaaatttaaatatatttttaaaattttacgaataaaaaaaaaaaaaaaacgggggATTGggtatgggggtggccgaaccNNNNNNNNNNNNNNNNNNNNNNNNNNNNNNNNNNNNNNNNNNNNNNNNNNNNNNNNNNNNNNNNNNNNNNNNNNNNNNNNNNNNCCACCTCCATATTGGccgtatggggtggccgaaaccacccccaggcccTTAAGGttggtccgaccacccccaaaacacccaatcccttttcttttttttttttagccttttgagggtggccgaaccacccccttggccatgagggtggctccagtcacccccttggccaaaacgGGATGGTCTGGCCaacccattttggccaaggggtgattggagccacccctttgttttttctttttcttcttcttttctttttttaatagttttatttttttagtatttttcttttttctttttattttttttaaatatatataattttgtctagcccaaaacggcgtcgttttgggctgggggtgggtgctgtagttgtggacaatttcaaaatttcaactgGCTGattgagggtataatgggcataaaaagtcaaaccgtttgagtttaacgttgaaaactaacagagaggtccaaagtgagagcgaATTAAGTTCAGGAGTCAaaagtgagagatttaaaagttgagggggggtttgtcaaatcggctgTAAGTTTAGGGGAGCAAcctgaagtttctccaaaaaattataaagggTTAACCCAAGAGTCAACCCTTGTAACATGCTTATTAAAAGAGTCATAAATTTGTTTAGGATTCAAACCTGTTTAACCTAAACTCTAATATTAAAATTACGTATTGTGTTCTTATAGAGTTCACGGATCACGGGTTAAATTGCCAATCCTAACCTTGACCCCTTTCTTGTTCCTGAATGTaactaagaaaaaagaaaaaaaaaaaaaaaacatacaaccAAGACTCTCTCAACTACCAATGTTGTAAATTGACAAGAAATCAGTGAATCATCCACTTtaccatttccttttttttagcttaatctattaaattaaggCTCCGTTTGCTAAACGATTTTGATTCGTTAttattcatctcactttttcatttttttagcattattactttttacatcatatcaattgctttttattactatttaaataaaaaaaatcactataaaataaaaaaatttcaatttttcataccaaaaatttttacttttaaattattattattatttttttaacataaatcaATTTTGAGTCGGAAAACATTGTTTGAATTCAATTCACGCGCAGAGTCAATAAAGGTAAGGTGGACTATCCATGCACTGCTAACCATAAAAGGTATGGTGCCAAAGTAGAGCCAAAGTagagtcaaaagaaaaaaaaaatcaaatgccCCAAAACGTCAGAGGCCACAAAACCACGTCGGCAACTACCTTCGCACATatgaagagatggtggggagatggtgggTAGATGCATTGTAACACTCGTCTATGGGATAAATGCGCCAAGATATGATACCCGTTATGGCGTTGATGATGAAAGTGAGGGTTGTGGTGAGATGgatgtgaaaattattattataattgcccacaacaattttttaaatactcATGTTAGAATGTATAAATTTTGGGCCTCCTCCTCCGCCGACCCTCCCACCTCCAACATCACCGGCGGTTCACTCTACACCTCCGGGACCGGAACCTCCACCTCCAGCCGCACCTCCCTTTCCAGCCTCCGCCAGTCGCTCCCCGAGAACCCCCACATCTACGACTACTCCGAGCTCTGCTCCGCCACCATCAACTTCCTCGCCAGAACCTACacctccacctcctccaccCGCTCCTGGCGCTGCACTCTCCGGGGCAAAGACGCTATCATTTTCCAGCGCAAGTTCCGCCGCAAGATCCAGATGCACCAGCTCAAGCAACGCCTTGCTGTTATCTGCCGTAGCCACCACCTCAGCCTGGTGAAGCTCCTCGGCGCTTCCATCTCCGGCGACCACATTTTCCTCGTCTACGACTTCGTTGATGGTGCAAACCTAGCGACCTGTTTGCGGAACCCTAGGAACCCCAACTTCTCGGTGCTCTCCGCGTGGATGTCCAGAATGAAAATCGCCACGGATTTGGCGCACGGCCTCGACTACATTCACAACAGCACCGGCCTGAACATGAGCTTAGTGCACAACCACATTAAGAGCAGCAGCATCCTGGTCACCGAGCCTTCCTTCAACGCCAAGATTTGCCACTTCGGCAACGCTCAACTCTGCGGCGAGATCGACGAAAACGGAGCTCCTGAAGATTCTGCTACGGGCGGTTCGAGTCCGAGATACAAGGGCGAAATTCAAGAGGTATCCGAAACGACGCCGTCGAAATTGAGGCGGTCGGACAGTCGAAAATTGCAATTCGAAGGTGTGAAGGGGTACATGTCCCCGGAATTTCAATCAACGGGCGTGGCAACGCAAAAGAGCGACGTCTACGCGTTTGGTGTCGTAATCTTGGAGCTCCTGTCCGGAGAGGAGCCTTTCAAGTACAAATACGATAAGGCCAAGGGTGACCTCGTTCGGACCACGGTGATCGAGGCAGCGAGAGCAGCAATTGACGGCGACGGCGACGATGGGGGGCTCAGAAGGTGGGTGGATCGGAAGTTGAAGGACTCGTTTCCGGTGGAGGTGGCAGGGAAGCTGACACGCCTAGCGCTGGATTGCGTACACGTGGAGCCTGATATGCGGCCCAACATGGGACGCGTGGCGGGGAAGATTTCTAAGCTTTATTTGGAGTCCAGTACTTGGTCCGACAGTGTCACAATGCCAACCGATATTTCGGTCTCTTTGGCACCCAGATGACAAGAAGTCTAAAATATTGGTTTATTGTTTTCCGTgagaaatttgttttgtttgagtGGGACACAACAAGTGGATGGGCAATGttttatttaacaaatttaaacaaagaTTCCGATTGTGACGCAGCTAATTATATTTCCACGATTCCAAAGTTGACGGCTCTAGCCTCCACTAGCTGTGGCAATTTGGTGTGGTAAACATACACATATGGGATAAATGCGCAGCGATATGATACCCGTTATGGCGGTGATGATTAAAGTGAGGATAGGGACACGTTATAGTGAGATGGatatgaaaattattattataattgcCCGCagcaattttttaaatactCATGTTAGAATGTGTTGATTGACATGTGATATTATAGTTGGGAATAATTTCATTTGGCCAATTAAATTTTGGGGGTCAAGGCTAATGACAAACATATAGAGCTCTCAATTTAGAGAGACACAATTCGAGTTCAAGTGAGATTCTATTAGAAGAATTTGGTCTAATAATCCTACTCCAAGTTGAATTTAAATAGGAGTTTGGAACTAATTTAAACTCTCATGACttcaaaatcaataaaaaactatttataaaatcataattaaaattaatatcttATTTTAAGAGgatgaataaataaagtaaatttccAAGTGAGGATATCTGACATAGCCATCTACGAGGCATTATTTATTGGTATAGAAGACACCTTTActacaaatttttcttcaattttttattcttgaGGTTCACTGTTCTGCTTAAGCAAATAGAGGTAACCCCAAAACTTTTGCCAAGTATTTCAATGTATTATTTGAagggaaatttcactttaaatccTTGAACTACTATCCCTTTTGACATGCacccctcaaacttcaaaacctctcactttggacatttgaactttcaatttctatcactttagATCCAttcgttagattttaaacgttaaaaattAGACAATGatatttatacccctgaatttttttataaaattctagtTTTatacttaatttcaaattaaaaattttttaaaaaaaaattaggggaaacttcactaaggccccctgaacttccggccgattttgcagaccccctgaacttcaaaaactctcattttagACCCtcaaacttccattttctctcaaataaggCTCTTCCGTCTACCTGAAGCGTTAAAACCAAACGGAATGGACATCACGTGACTTTCACGTGATTTTTTTGCCTCAGCTTACCCCTTTTGCCCTCACACACACTCAACGaaaatcctaaaataccctcaCTTGAAATGGGCGAACATTTAACCTTATTGCTTCGTAATGGAAGTCAGAAAGTCGCGAAACACTTCTAGAAGGTACTGCCCATGCGAACCATCGTCATCATCGCCGACGAACCATTGTAGCTGAAGTTTGGACGTCGATTTGCAGCGTGTTAGTTAGAAATCCCATATAAATCAGTCCGAATCGACTATCATCAAGTAAGTTTCGTTATCCCTAAAATTTAGATTTAGGGTTTGTattcgaatttttttaaaatttgtggtTGATCAATAATTTGGGTTGGATTGTTTGTGGGTGATTTTGCATGTAACGCCTCTGGATGCGATTTTGAgtagtatttatttgtttagggtttttgagtAGTATTTATTTCAAGTGGGTCATATTCTCGTCGTTTTTTAGATTCGCTGTTTTCTGACAAGGCGTTAAAAGTTGTCATCATATGTGTGATCAGCTTGTCGTTAGTTCCACGTATTCTCAAGTTgttgtttttctgattttgtttttctgatcTAAGTGTGGTCCCCTAGGTTGGAGTTGTGTTGGACACGTGATTTGAACGAGATGATTTTATTACATTGAATAAAGTAGTCAAGTGGTCCCTTTCACTAccatttgtttggttgctgaccTTAAAAGGCACAAATGTGCTTATACATTGGCAGATAAATGCACTTTTTGTTGAAGTTGTTGTTTACAATACAATATTAGTGCTTGAACTTATACCAAACGGGACCACAACGCATAGTGTGTAGCATAATGTACTATGCTCTTCgggtttttaatattttttttataactgtTTAGGGTATTACTACTTTGTgtaggggtttttttttctttccctttgtAGTACTTAAACTTTAGTGGCGTATTTAAAGTTgtgtttagggattttttttaatcaatgtcaTGTGTCTGTTTGGTGGCTGCTTTGAGCACAGGGGTAAGATGGATAATATTGTTAGGGTTAGgggcaaattttttaaagagttgtgtatgatttttatttaaaataagattaaatgtATTCTTTCATTGGGTCTAGTTATTGGCCAGCAGttgtgattgttgttgtttatttaatttgctgaaattgttgaaaGTGGGTTGCTTTGTAATAATGATTGATGAAAGTTAATAGTACTTAAACTTTAGTGGCTTGTTTAAAGTTAtgtttagggattttttttaatcaatgtcaTGTGTCTGTTTGGTGGCTGCTTTGAGCACAGGGGTAAGATGGATAATATTGTTAGGGTTAGGGGCAAATTTTCTAAAGAGTTGTGtatggtttttatttaaaataagattaaatgtATTCTTTCATTGGGTCCAGTTATTGGCCAGCAGTTgtaattgttgttgttttttaatttgctgaaattgttgaaaGTGGGTTNNNNNNNNNNNNNNNNNNNNNNNNNNNNNNNNNNNNNNNNNNNNNNNNNNNNNNNNNNNNNNNNNNNNNNNNNNNNNNNNNNNNNNNNNNNNNNNNNNNNCGGAATTTAGGCCATGTGAAGTGATTGCATTACAGCAACAGTCAGAGCCTGTGGGAGTAGCAACTTCTGTCAGCCAGCATGTAAGAGCTGCACCTTCTGCCACCCAGCCAGTCAGAAAAGCAACACCTTATGCATACAAACCGAGTGTGAGTAATTCTTCATattgtttatataaattaaacccttaaacaaaaattagaggCCTGATTCTATGTGATTAATTGCAGGCATCTACCATATTTGggaataggaaaaaaagaacactAGGGTTGGTTGGCCACAAGGACAAGGACAGGTGGCAGATTGAGGGAACTTGTTAGTAGTGGAAGAGAACCTACAAAGCAAAAGATTGTGGTTGACTTGACTGGTAACCCTTCTGGGCCACGCCCAATTCCAGGTGGTGGACCAGTATGCGCTTGGTGGCCTCCTAAAGCAGGTGGTATTACATTTCGTACTGCCCCACCTGATTTTGACATACAAAAGGCAAAAGGGACAGCTCTTGACCATCCACCAGGATTTCAGGAACATGTTAGAAGAATGGATAGGGGGAAAGATAAGTCCACCAAACAGTGAAGGATAAAGGAAAGCAGAAGATGCAGTAACCATCACATTACCAAAATCGTTTGCTGAAATTGTTTCTCAGTTTGAACTGTTTTATTGGTAACTACTTGTTGTGTGTTGgggtattttttaaacattgtaaTGTATTTAGGGTTGATGGCCATGTATTTTTTGAATACAGTTTATGCAAGCTGAAGCTTGGTGTTGTGTTTAGGTACATGTATGTGTAAATTTAGGTGTAAATTTTGTAGTGCTTGAATTGTCATGAATTGTAAGTTACTTTTGATTGGCCATGTATGTTTTGAATACATTTAGTGTAAATTTAGGTGTAAATGTTGAAGTGCTTGCATTGATGTGAATTGTCAGTTACTTGTGATGGCCATGtatgtgttcaacacatttGGACCAAATTTGGGTGTTTGATTGCTAGTGATTGAATTGTCATGAATTGTAAGTTACTTTTGATTGGCCATGTATGTTTTGAATACATTTGGTGTAAATTTAGGTGTAAATGTTGAAGTGCTTGCATTGATGTGAATTGTAAGTTACTTGTGATGGCCATGtatgtgttcaacacatttGGACCAAATTTGGGTGTTTGATTGTTAGTGATTGAATTGTCATGAATTGTAAGTTACTTTTGATTGGCCATGTATGTTTTGAATACATTTGGTGTAAATTTAGGTGTAAATGTTGAAGTGCTTGCATTGATGTGAATTGTAAGTTACTTGTACTGGCCATGtatgtgttcaacacatttggaccaaattttggtgtttgattGCTAGTGATTGCATTGACATGAATTGTAGATTAATTTTGATGCCATGTATGGGTATTACGACATTTGGACCAAATTTTGGATTAGAAGTAAATAAGGAGTAGTCTTTAAGTAGTTGTGATTAAATATATGTACTGCTTGAATTGATTTTGGTGTAAATTTGGTTTTAAGGGTACGTGTAAATTTTGGTGTAAATTTGGTTGTGCTTGACAACATGTGGATGAAAATATTGAgccaatgttttatttgtttgatattaAGGTAACACAACAGCAAGCAATAACATCAATTGGGGTCAATACCATGAATTAAGAGGACAAATCCATTTCTTCACTAGAGTCAATTGTGCCAACAAAATCCACCAATTTCAATACAATCACTACGAAATTTGCCAACAAAATCCATCCACTGCATGACTAGACTCAGTCGTGCCAACAAAAACCATACAAACCATAGCAAATATTACAACCTAACTAATACCAGCGAATACATTACCAAAATCGTCAATTCATACAAGTCTTatagaaataaacaaaacaaaatgtctATCTCAGCTGCTTAACATCAGCCTTGTTGCAAGTCCATTAGAAAAACGGAAACACATCAGTACAGCAACAAGAGACCAAAAAGATGCAAGTGCAACTCGAAACTTCAGCTGCATCCAACGATACTCAATCTCAACCCTTTGAAGTTTAACTTCAAAATTTGCAGCATCAACTTCAATTTTGGACTTGTATTCAGCAAGCTCAAGCTTGCATTTGAAGATTTCCATTGCCCTTTCGGACTTCAACTCATTCTGCCACTCCATCAACATCGACATCACTCGATCACCACACACACAAATTTCaggttcaacccatttaaaataattgcaACCACGGTTTTGTTCATTCTGCATAATCACGTAAATGAGGGTCACAAAAACAATGGTCACAAATATTAGGGTTTACCCAATTAATACAGAATTTGGGCATAACGGGGATGAGCTTCAAttcatgtgaaaaaataaattctaaaacacATCTTACCAAATAATGAACACAAGCATAAAACCTTTTGccataatttttacttttacttgTTGATGCAGTTTTGATAACTGTTTTGCTCCCACATTTGCAAATTGGATAGCTCGATCCTGAATCGCATACCTCACCCTCGGAGTGCTCCATATTTCACCCCAGTGATTTTTTTCTACTGCTTGGGTAGTGGGTCTTCGTGCTCCTCGTTCTCGGTGGTTTCTTGCACGGCTTCGGTAGTGGGTCTTCGACCTTTCTCGTTCTCCGTGGTTTATTGCACAGCTTGGGTAGAGGATCTTCGATCTCTCTCCTTCTCGGTGGTTTCTTGCACAGCTTGGGCGGTGGGTCTTCGAGCTCTCTCCTTTTCGGTGGTTTCCTCGACAGCTTCGGTAGTGTTTAGGCCTTATATGTTGGTTACTTTGTGACTGAGGGTGAGTGAGTGTGAGGGTGGGTGAGTGATTGTGACTGTGAGTGTCAGTGCGTGTGAGGGCAAAAGGGGTAAGCTGAGGCAAAAAAATCACGTGAAAGTCACGTGATGTCCATTCCGTTTGGTTTTAACGCTTTAGGTAGACAGAAGGGccttatttgagagaaaatggaagtttgagggtccaaaatgagagtttttgaagttcagggggggtctgcaaaatcggccggaagttcagggggccttagtgaagtttccccaaaaaattattattaaaaaaaatcacaaggtgactcacggttgggccaccttgtaaccttattttcaaatttttttttttaaatttattttaattttttcttttttaataaaaataaaattaaagggtaattttgaaagtttaggagtccaaagtgatagaaattgaaagtttaggagtttaaagtgagaggttttgaagtttgagaagaATATGTAATGACctaggaaaaagcgctagccacatttgcgctattaccccaaaatgactagtcaatttggagttttcctataattcattataaagcccagttaactagcaatgtgagacttagcacccatgactatctttataaaccacacactctacgtgggcttcttctcatcttcccaata from Corylus avellana chromosome ca10, CavTom2PMs-1.0 includes:
- the LOC132164199 gene encoding lysM domain receptor-like kinase 3, with the translated sequence MVGRCIVTLVYGINAPRYDTRYGVDDESEGCGEMDVKIIIIIAHNNFLNTHVRMYKFWASSSADPPTSNITGGSLYTSGTGTSTSSRTSLSSLRQSLPENPHIYDYSELCSATINFLARTYTSTSSTRSWRCTLRGKDAIIFQRKFRRKIQMHQLKQRLAVICRSHHLSLVKLLGASISGDHIFLVYDFVDGANLATCLRNPRNPNFSVLSAWMSRMKIATDLAHGLDYIHNSTGLNMSLVHNHIKSSSILVTEPSFNAKICHFGNAQLCGEIDENGAPEDSATGGSSPRYKGEIQEVSETTPSKLRRSDSRKLQFEGVKGYMSPEFQSTGVATQKSDVYAFGVVILELLSGEEPFKYKYDKAKGDLVRTTVIEAARAAIDGDGDDGGLRRWVDRKLKDSFPVEVAGKLTRLALDCVHVEPDMRPNMGRVAGKISKLYLESSTWSDSVTMPTDISVSLAPR